The Jiangella alba genome includes the window GACGCGTTCCTGCTGCGCGGGCTGTCCATCGCCGGGTTCGCGCCCAGCTTCGAGGACTGCGCCCGCTGCGACGCCCGGGGGCCGCACCGGCTGTTCTCGGTCCAGGCCGGCGGCATGGTGTGCGGCTCGTGCCGCCCGGCCGGCACCGTCGCCCCGGCCGGCGACACCATCGCGCTGCTGGCGGCGCTGCTCACCGGCGACTGGCCGGTCGCCGACTCCAGCCAGCCGCGGGCCCGGCGCGAGGCCAGCGGCATCACGGCGGCGTTCCTGCAGTGGCACCTGGAGCGCGGGCTGCGCTCGCTCGGCCTGGTGGAGCGGTGAAGCGCACCTACACCCCGCCCACGCCGCACCCGTCCGGAGCCGTCCCGCCGCCCGTCCCGCCGGACCTGGTGCCGGCCCACGTCGCCCTCGTCATGGACGGCAACGGCCGTTGGGCGGGCGCCCGCGGGCTGCCGCGCACCAAGGGCCACGAGGCCGGTGAGGCGGTCCTGCTCGACGTCATCCACGGGGCCATCGAGATCGGCGTGCGGCACCTGTCGGTGTACGCGTTCTCGACGGAGAACTGGCGCCGCTCGCCCGAGGAGGTGCGCTTCCTCATGGGCTTCAACCGCACGGTCATCCGGCGCCGCCGCGACGAGCTCGACGCGCTCGGGGTGCGCATCCGGTGGGCGGGCCGCCGGCCGCGGCTGTGGAAGAGCGTCATCAGCGAACTGCAGGACGCCGAGCGGCGCACCCGCGACAACGACGTCATCACGCTGCAGTTCTGCGTCAACTACGGCGGCCGGGCCGAACTCGGCGACGCCGCCGCCGCGATGGCCGCCGACGTCGCCGCCGGGCGGCTGCGGCCCGACAAGGTGAACGAGCGGACCCTCGGCCGCTACCTCTACAACCCCGACCTCCCCGACGTCGACCTGTTCGTCCGGCCGTCGGGGGAGCAGCGCACGTCGAACTTCATGCTCTGGCAGTCGGCGTACGCCGAGATGGTGTTCATGGACACGCTGTGGCCCGATTTCGACCGCCGCCAACTGTGGGCGGCCGTCGAGCAGTACGCCCGGCGCGACCGCCGCTACGGCGGCGCCGACCCCGCCGCGCCCGCCGTCTGAGCCGCCGTCAGATCGGCCCCATGTCGCGCTCTTCGCGCCAGCCCAGGTTGGTCGCCATGCGCGCCAGCACCTCGACGGCCGCGCGGTACTCCTCGTCGGTGATGCCCTCGGTGACCCGCTGACGGTCGGCCGCGACCCGGGACTGGATGTCGGTGAGCGCCTTGGCGCCGGTCTCGGTGAGCATGACGCGGTCGGGGCCGACGGGGGTGGCCCAGCCGCGGTTGCAAAGGTCGTCGGCCACGGGGCGGACGGTGGGCATGTGCGGCGCGAGATACAGCGCCGCTTCGTCGTCGATCTGCGCGTAGGTGGCCGGGCCGTCCTCGAGCAGGTTGAGGATCTGCCAGTGCCGCGGCGTGACGGCGGCACTGCCCAGGACGGCGTCGAAGCCCTGATCGATCAGGCGATCGACCAGCTTGAGCCAGTACCCGATCGGGTGCCGCTCCGCGGGCCCTTCCGACGCGTTCATGACAACTCCTCTGAACACCGACGATTCACTTGTTCTCGTGCAACGACCTGAAAATTAACAGGTGTGCCCGCCGTTCAGCGGGCACATTCGCGACCGCGGCATTCCTGCTGACCACATTATGTGCGGGAAACCACTGGCTGAAATCGGTAACCTCATTTTTGTTTCCACCTGATCATTCCGGCGCGGTGAGCCGCGCCGCCTTGTCTTCCAGATAGCGCTGTTCGGGCAGGCTCGTGGTGCGCTGCGCGGCCAGCCGGTACGCGGCCCGCGCCGCGGCGGCGTCGCCGGCCATCTCGAGCAGGTGCGCGCGGACGGCCTCGAGCCGGTGGTGCTCGGCCAGCCGGCTGTCGTCGGCCAGCGTCTCGAGCAGCGCCAGCCCGGCCTCGGGCCCGTCGACCATCGCGACCGCGACGGCGTGGTTGAGCGTGACCATCGGGTTGGGGGCGATGCGCGCCAGCACCTCGTAGAGCGCGACGATCTGCGGCCAGTCGGTGTCGTCGGCGGCCGGCGCCTCGTCGTGCACCGCCGCGATGGCCGCCTGCACCTGGTACGGGCCGAGGTCGCCGTGGCGCAGCGCGTCGGTGACCAGCAGGACGCCTTCGTCGATGGCGGCCTTGTCCCAGCTGGCGCGGTCCTGCTCGGCCAGCGGCACCAGGCTGCCGTCGGGGCGGGTGCGGGCCGTGCGCCGGGCGTCGGTGAGCAGCATGAGCGCCAGCAGCCCGGTGACCTCGCCGTCGCGCGGGAGCAGCCGGTGCACCTGGCGGGTCAGCCGGATCGCCTCGGCGGCCAGCTCGACGTGCTGCAGGTCGGCGCCGGACGTGGCGGTGTAGCCCTCGTTGAAGACGAGGTAGAGCACGTGCAGGACGGCGCGCAGCCGCTCGGCGCGGTCTTCCTCGGGCGGGAGGTCGAACCGGGCGCCGGCGGTCTTGATGCTCTGCTTGGCCCGGCTGATGCGCTGCCCCATGGTGGTCTCGGGCACCATGAACGCGCGCGCGATCTGCGTGGTGGTGAGGCCGCCGACGGCACGCAGCGTCAGCGCCACCTGCGACGGCGCCGACAGCGACGGGTGGCAGCACATGAACAGCAGCGTCAGCGTGTCGTCGGTGTCGGGCGGCTGCTCGTCGGCCGGCGGGGCGGTGAACTGGCCGTCGGACGGCGTGAGCGCGGCGGCGTTCTCTTCGCGCCGCCGCCGGGCCGACTCGCTGCGCAGCTGGTCGGTCAGCCGCCGCGACGCGACGGTGATGAGCCACGCCCGCGGGTTGTCGGGCACGCCGTCGTCGGGCCACTGGACGGCGGCCGCCAGCAGCGCGTCCTGGACGGCGTCTTCGGCGGCGTCGAAGTGGCCGTAGCGGCGCACCAACGCTCCCAGCACCTGCGGCGCCTGCTCGCGCAGCAGGTCCTCGATTCCCCCATCCATCGCCCCCATTGTGGGCCATGCCACCGACAACGTCGCGGAAGAGCGCCACACTTTCGCCATGACGAGCGATGTATGGGACGAGGAGAGCGCCCGGCGCTACGACGAGACGTCGGCCGAGATGTTCACGCCCGGACGGATCGATCCCGCCGTCGATCTGCTCGCCGGCCTGGCCGCGGACACGGCCGCGCTGGAGTTCGCCATCGGCACCGGCCGCGTCGCCGTGCCGCTGCACGCGCGCGGCGTCCCCGTCACCGGGATCGACCTGTCCGGGCCGATGCTGGACCAGCTGCGCCGCAAGCCCGGCGCGGCCGGCATCCCGGTCGTCGCCGGCGACATGGCAACCACCCGCGTCGACGGCGAGTTCGGCCTGGTCTACCTGGTGTTCAACACGATCGCGAACCTGCGCACCCAGGCCGAGCAGGTGGCCTGCTTCCGCAACGCGGCCCGGCACCTGACGGCCGGTGGACGGTTCGTGGTCGAGCTGTGGGTGCCGCCGCTGCGCCGGTTCCCGCCCGGCCAGACGGCCGTCCCCTTCGACGTCGGCCCGGACCACCTCGGCTTCGACACCATGGACCTCGTCACCCAGCAGGGCACGTCGCATCACTTCTGGCGCGAGGCGGACGGCTCGTACCGGCGCGGCGAGAGCAACTTCCGCTACGTCTGGCCGTCCGAGTGCGACCTGATGGCGCAGCTGGCCGGGCTGGAGCTGGAGGACCGCTGGGCGGACTGGGACCGCAGCCCGTTCACGTCGGGCAGCGAGAGCCACGTGTCGGTCTGGCGCAAGCCCTGAGCGTCAGTGTTCGTCGTAGTGGCGGCCGTGCGCGGCGTGCAGGTGGCCGTCGTGGAGGTAGTCGGTGTGGTCGCCGTGCTCGACGGTGGGGTGGCCGCACTCGGGGTCGTGCTGGTGCGGGTGCCGCTCGGCGGTGACGTGCGCCCCCGTGACCCGAGGGTCCTCGCCGTTGACGGAGCGCCGGGCCCGGCGCCGGCGCAGCAGCGAACCGGCCGGCCAGGCCAGCACGAACCCGAGCAGCGACCCGACGACGATGCTCGCGCCCGGCGCGACGTCGACGTAGTAGGAGAACACGACGCCGCCCAGCGACGGCACCACGCCGAGCACCATGGCCAGCGCGAACGTCGTCCGGAAGCTGCGGGTGAGCTGCTGCGCCGTCGCCACCGGCACCACCATCAGCGCGCTGACAAGCAGCAGCCCCACCGTCCGCATGGCCACCGTGACGGTGACCGCGGCCATGACGGCGATCAGCATGCTGTACAGGCGCACCGGCAGGCCGCTGACCCGCGCGAACTCCTCGTCCTGGCAGATCGCGAACAGCTGCGGCGCCAGTCCCACGGCCAGCGCGATGACGACCGCCGCCAGCACGGCGACCACCCACAGGTCGTCCTGCGAGACCGTCGTGATGGAGCCGAACAGGTACGTGTTCAGCGTCGCCGCCGTGCTGCCGGCCAGCCCGGTGATCAGCACGCCGCCGGCGATGCCGCCGTAGAACAGCATGGCCAGCGCGACGTCGGCCGAGGCGCGGCCCTTGGCCCGCACGTAGTCGATCGCCAGCGCGCCGAGCACGGCCACCGCCACCGAAGTCCACACCGGCGCCCATCCGGTCAGCAGGCCGACGGCGACACCCGTCAGCGCGACGTGCCCGAGTCCGTCGCCCAGCAGCGCCAGCCGCCGCTGCACCAGGTAGGTGCCGACGGCGGGCGCGGCCAGGCCGGTGAGGACGGCCGCGATCAGCGCCCGCTGCATGAAGTCGTAGTCGAGGAAGCTCATCCGAACAGGCCCGCCCCGTGGTCCTCGCGGTGGTCGTCGTGGTGGTCAGGGGGACCGGTCAGGGTCATCGACGGCGTCGGCAGCGGGCCGTCGTGGACGACGTGGCCGCCGTCGAGCACGACGCCGCGGTCGACCAGCGGCGCCAGCGGGCCCATCTCGTGCAGCACCAGCAGCACCGTGCGGCCGGACGCGACGAACGTGCGCAGCGCGCGGGCGAACGCCTCCTGGCTGCGGTGGTCGACGCCGGCGTTGGGTTCGTCGAGGACCAGCAGATCGGGCTCGGACGCGGCGGCGCGGGCGATCAGCACCCGCTGCTGCTGCCCGCCGGACAGGTTGGCGACGCTGCGTCCGGCGTGCTCGGACAGCCCGACCAGCTCGATCGCGTTGTCGACGGCGGCGCGGTCGGCCTTGCGGGCCGGGCGGAAGAGCTTGCGCCGGGCCAGCCGACCCGCCGCGACGACCTCGCGCACCGTCGCCGGCACACCGCCCGCCGCCGTCGTGCGCTGCGGCACGTAGCCGACCCGCCACCAGTCGTGGAACGACTTCAGCGGCGCGCCGAACAGCCGCACCTCGCCGGCGACCGCCGGTACCAGGCCGACCGTCGCGCGGACCAGCGTCGACTTGCCCGAGCCGTTCGCGCCCAGCAGGGTGACGACCTCGCCCTCGACGACCTTGAGGTCGACGCCGTGCAGCACCGGGCGGTCGTCGAGCTCGACCCGCAGCCCGCGGACGTCGACGACGGCTGATCTCATGGGGGTCACGGTACTCACGTGCACCCGTTGGCGGTGCGCAGTGCCTCGAGGTCGGCCCGCATCAGGCTGAAGTAGTCCTGGTCGGCGGTGTCGTCGGTGAGGCCCTCGATCGGGTCGAGCACCGCGGCCTGCACGCCGAGGTCGCCGGCCAGCGTCTCGGCGACGTCCGGGCTGACGAGGCGCTCGTAGAAGATGGTCGTGACGCCCTGCTCCCGCACGACGTCGTGCACCTCGGCCAGCCGCTCCGGCGACGGCTCCGCCTCGGGGTCGATGCCGGAGATGCCGATCTGCTCGAGGTCGTACCGGTGCGCGAGGTAGCCGAACGCCTCGTGCGCCACGACGAACACCCGCTGCGTGCACTGCGCCAGGCCGGTCTCGAACTCCTGGTCCAGCTCCTGCAGGTCGGCGTTGAGGGCGTCGGCGTTGGCGCGGTAGTCGTCGGCGTTGTCCGGGTCGGCCTCGGCCAGCCGGTCGGCGACGGCGGACGCGATGGCCTCGAGGTTCGTGGGATCGAGCCAGACGTGCGGGTCGCCGGCGAGGTCGCCGTGGTCGTGACCCTCGTGGCCCTCCTCGTCGCCGTGCTCGTCCTCGTGCTCCGGCTCGTCGAGCAACTCGACCAGGCCCGCGACGTCGACGGCGCGGTCCTCGGCGTTCTGCTCGACCGCCTCGTCGACGGACGGCTGGAACCCGGCCAGGTAGACGACGAGGTCGGCGTCGGAGATCTCGCCGACCTGGCGGGCGGTCAGCTCGAGGTCGTGCGGCTCGCCGCCGGCCTGGGTGAGGTTGTCGACGCTGGCGTGGTCGCCCGCGACACGTTCGGTCACGAACGCCAGTGGGTAGAACGACGCGGCGACGGTGAGGCCGTCGCCGCCGCTCGCGGTGCCGGAGTCGTCGCCACAGCCCGCGAGGACGAGCCCGGCGAGGGCGGCGGTGCTCAGCGCGGCCATCGCCGCACGACGGTTCTTCATGGGACACATTCTCATCAAGACTGACAACCATTGTCAAAACGGTGGGTTCGGAACGTCCCGGCGGGGCTCGCGCGTTGGGGGAGTGGGTGCGGTCGCCGAGGGCCGCGCCCGGGGCGCGCCGGCAAGGTGCGCTGACGGGTGCGCCGGGAGGCGCGCTGGCGGGTGTGCCGCGAGGTGCGTCCGGGGTGTTCCGGAAGGTGCGCTCACGGGTGTGCCGGGAGGCGCGCTCACGGGGTGCGGTGGCTCGCGGCGCGAGGGCGCGTCCCGCGGGGGCGCTGCGGGCCACCGCCTCGCCGGCCTCGTCCGCCTGTGCGCGCACCGCTCGTCGCCGATGGGTGATCGGAGCTAGACTCTCATTGGTAATGAGAATCGACAGGGAGCGACTCAGGTGACGGTACGCGAACAGCCGGCCAAGGAGCACCGCCGGACGCGGCAGCGCGCCGCTGTCGACGAGGTGCTCGACGACACCGAGGACTTCATCAGCGCCCAGGAGCTGCACGCCCTGTTGCGGGCCCGCGGCGCCGGCGTCGGGCTGGCCACCGTCTACCGCACCCTGCAGACCCTCGCCGACGACGGCCGGGTCGACGTCCTCCGGTCCGACGCCGGTGAGGCGGTCTACCGGCGCTGCGTCCGCGAAGAGCACCATCACCACCTGGTCTGCCGGTCCTGCGGCGCCACGGTCGAGATCGCTGGCCCGACGGTCGAGCGCTGGGCCAAGTCGGTCGCCGACCAGCACGGCTACTCCGAGGTCTCGCACACGCTGGAGATCTTCGGCACCTGCCCCCGCTGCGCCGCCTCCTGATGGCGAATCCGGTCACCGCCGCTCGGTGATCGCTGCTCAGCCGCGCCGCGGCCGGTGCGCGAGCGAGCCATTGCTCCGGTCCGAAGCGTCCCGGTAACGTCGTCCGCATCCTACTTAATACGTATTAGGAGGCGGCGTGCGAGGGTGGACGTGGCGGTCTGCGGGCTGGCGGGATGGCTCGGTGAGCCGGGACCGGCAGGAGGCGTCGGCGGGCCAAGGTCGCTCGGCGGACGGGGGTCGCGCGGCGGACGGGCGTCGCTCGGCGGGCCAAGGCTGCGCGGCGGACGGGAACCGCTCGGCGGGCCATGGCCGCGCGGCGGGCCGGCGTGACGGGGCGCCGAGCCGGGACCGGCAGGAGGCGTCGGCGGGCCAAGGCCGCCCGGCGGGCCAAGGCCGCGGTGCGGGTCAAGGCCGGGGCCGGACGGCGCGGACGGTGGCGGCGCTGGTCGCTGTCCTGGCGCTGGGAGCGACCTCGGCGGCGGCCGCCGGTCCGGCGACGCCGGGGCTCGCGGGCAGCCTGGCCGCCGCTGAAGTCGGGCCGTCGGCGATCACCTCAGCCCCATCCGTCACTCCAGCCACGTCGGCGGCAGCGGCCACCGACCGGCCGGGCGCGTTCGACGAGACCGTGCTGTGGGACTCCGCGGCCGGCCCGCACGAGAGCTACCACGTGCAGGGCCTCGCGGTGACGCCGTCGGACACGGTCCTGGCGTTCACCGAGGGCCGGCACGAGGTCTGCGACGCCGGTCCGCGCGACATCGTCCTGCGCCGCAGCACGGACGGCGGCGACAGCTGGGAGCCGAGCCGCATCGTGGTCCCGTCGGACGACGGGCAGTCGTGGGGCAACCCGACGCCGGTCGTGGACCGGGAGACCGGCGAGATCTTCCTGTTCTTCGGCCTGTCGCTGCTGGATCCGGGCAACACCGGCTGCTCCGGCGACCGCCAGGAGATCTACCTGAGCCGCAGCACCGACGACGGCGTCACGTGGAGCGCGCCGGTCGAGCTGGACGAACTGTTCGCCGGCAACCCGTACGGCTGGACGCTGCACGGCCCCGGCCCTGGCCACGGCATCCAGCTGCAGAACGGCCGGCTGGTCATGCAGGTGCTGCACCGCCGCGAGGTCGTCGGCCACACCACGCCGGAGCGGCTGTACGGCGTCTCGGTGATCTACAGCGACGACCGCGGCGCCAGTTGGCAGGCCGGCGAGCCGATCCCGGTGGACGTGAACTACCCGATCAACGAGAGCCGCGTCTACGAGCGCGGCGACGGCGCCGTCGTCGTCAACGGGCGGTCGGCGGCGGGCGGGCACCGGCAGCGGATCAGCGCCGTCAGCACCGACGGCGGGCAGACCTGGTCCGACCCGGTCCTCGAGCCCGCGACCGGCCGCTACACCGCCGTCGACGCCGGGTTCCTGCGCTTCGACGGCCCCGACGGCGTCAGCCGGCTGCTGCACGCCCGCCCGGACTCCGCCCGCCGCGAGGCGCTCACCGTCTCCGTCAGCTACGACGACGGCGCGACCTACCGCTACGACACCATCGTCAACCCGGGCCCGTCGTACTACTCCGACCTCGCGGTGCTGTCCGACGGCACGATCCTGCTGTTCTACGGCCGCGACGGTGAGATCCTCGGCTCGCCCGCGCGGCTGGTCATGGCCCGGTTCGACCTCGCCTGGCTGACGAACGGCCGCGACGGCGGCGACCTCGCCGAGCACGCCGTCGAACTCGGCGACACCGCCGGCGCGAAGGTCCGCCCACCCGCCGGTCCGCCGGCCACCCGGACCGTCAGCCCGGACGTCGCGGGCGGGAACGACGCGGTCGTCACCGGCGCACCGATCCCGGCCGACGGCGGGCTCGCCCTCGACGGCGACGCCTCCCTGGAGATCCCGGCGACCGAGGCGGTCCGCGCCGCCGGCGACACGTTCACCGCGTCGGCCTGGTTCCGCACCAGCGGTGAGGACACCCAGTCGATCCTCTGGGCGTACGGCTGGGGCTCGGCCACGCCGCAGTGGTGGCTGCGCGCCGAGCCGGGCAGCAACCGGATCCAGGCGATGGTCGACACCGGCCAGGCGACGGCATCGCTCAGCGCGCCCGGCTCCTACGCCGACGGCCGCTGGCACCACGCCGCGCTGACCCGCGGCGGCGGCACGATCGAGCTGTACGTCGACGGCGTGCGGGTCGCCCAGGCGGCGTCCCCGACCGGCGACCTCGCGTTCAGCGCCCGCGAGGGCATCCACGTCGGGCAGCGGCCGGACGGCGCGAACCGGCTCACCGGCGGCGTCGACGAGGTCCGGCTGTACGACCGCGTGCTGACGGCGGAGGAGGTCGCGGCCCTGGCCGGGTCGCGGACCGCGGACGGCGCCGCCGGCGCCGTCGTCCACCTGCCGCTGGACGGCACCGGCGCCGAGCGGGTCGCGTGGCCGCGGCCGCAAGCCGTCGACGACGAGAACGCCCGCGGCGGCGCCGCTCTGACGTACGCCGCCACCGGCCCCGGCGACTACCTGGAGCTGCCGTTCCGCCTGGCCCGCGACGAGGGCGCGTTCGAGGTCGCCGTGCGGTACGCCCGCGGGCAGGACGCGGGCCGGATCGAGGTCAGCATCGACGGGCGGCCGCTGCCGGACGGTGTGCTGGACCCGAGCGTGGACAGCGGCTCGGCGTACCAGACCTACCAGCACGGCACCGTGTCGCTCGGCCGCGGGCTGCACCGCATCCGGTTCACGCTGCTGGAGCCCGGCCGGCTCGGCGGCACGACGATCGCGCCGGACGAACTGACGCTGA containing:
- a CDS encoding isoprenyl transferase encodes the protein MKRTYTPPTPHPSGAVPPPVPPDLVPAHVALVMDGNGRWAGARGLPRTKGHEAGEAVLLDVIHGAIEIGVRHLSVYAFSTENWRRSPEEVRFLMGFNRTVIRRRRDELDALGVRIRWAGRRPRLWKSVISELQDAERRTRDNDVITLQFCVNYGGRAELGDAAAAMAADVAAGRLRPDKVNERTLGRYLYNPDLPDVDLFVRPSGEQRTSNFMLWQSAYAEMVFMDTLWPDFDRRQLWAAVEQYARRDRRYGGADPAAPAV
- a CDS encoding MarR family winged helix-turn-helix transcriptional regulator — encoded protein: MNASEGPAERHPIGYWLKLVDRLIDQGFDAVLGSAAVTPRHWQILNLLEDGPATYAQIDDEAALYLAPHMPTVRPVADDLCNRGWATPVGPDRVMLTETGAKALTDIQSRVAADRQRVTEGITDEEYRAAVEVLARMATNLGWREERDMGPI
- a CDS encoding RNA polymerase sigma factor, which codes for MDGGIEDLLREQAPQVLGALVRRYGHFDAAEDAVQDALLAAAVQWPDDGVPDNPRAWLITVASRRLTDQLRSESARRRREENAAALTPSDGQFTAPPADEQPPDTDDTLTLLFMCCHPSLSAPSQVALTLRAVGGLTTTQIARAFMVPETTMGQRISRAKQSIKTAGARFDLPPEEDRAERLRAVLHVLYLVFNEGYTATSGADLQHVELAAEAIRLTRQVHRLLPRDGEVTGLLALMLLTDARRTARTRPDGSLVPLAEQDRASWDKAAIDEGVLLVTDALRHGDLGPYQVQAAIAAVHDEAPAADDTDWPQIVALYEVLARIAPNPMVTLNHAVAVAMVDGPEAGLALLETLADDSRLAEHHRLEAVRAHLLEMAGDAAAARAAYRLAAQRTTSLPEQRYLEDKAARLTAPE
- a CDS encoding class I SAM-dependent DNA methyltransferase, whose protein sequence is MTSDVWDEESARRYDETSAEMFTPGRIDPAVDLLAGLAADTAALEFAIGTGRVAVPLHARGVPVTGIDLSGPMLDQLRRKPGAAGIPVVAGDMATTRVDGEFGLVYLVFNTIANLRTQAEQVACFRNAARHLTAGGRFVVELWVPPLRRFPPGQTAVPFDVGPDHLGFDTMDLVTQQGTSHHFWREADGSYRRGESNFRYVWPSECDLMAQLAGLELEDRWADWDRSPFTSGSESHVSVWRKP
- a CDS encoding metal ABC transporter permease codes for the protein MSFLDYDFMQRALIAAVLTGLAAPAVGTYLVQRRLALLGDGLGHVALTGVAVGLLTGWAPVWTSVAVAVLGALAIDYVRAKGRASADVALAMLFYGGIAGGVLITGLAGSTAATLNTYLFGSITTVSQDDLWVVAVLAAVVIALAVGLAPQLFAICQDEEFARVSGLPVRLYSMLIAVMAAVTVTVAMRTVGLLLVSALMVVPVATAQQLTRSFRTTFALAMVLGVVPSLGGVVFSYYVDVAPGASIVVGSLLGFVLAWPAGSLLRRRRARRSVNGEDPRVTGAHVTAERHPHQHDPECGHPTVEHGDHTDYLHDGHLHAAHGRHYDEH
- a CDS encoding metal ABC transporter ATP-binding protein — protein: MRSAVVDVRGLRVELDDRPVLHGVDLKVVEGEVVTLLGANGSGKSTLVRATVGLVPAVAGEVRLFGAPLKSFHDWWRVGYVPQRTTAAGGVPATVREVVAAGRLARRKLFRPARKADRAAVDNAIELVGLSEHAGRSVANLSGGQQQRVLIARAAASEPDLLVLDEPNAGVDHRSQEAFARALRTFVASGRTVLLVLHEMGPLAPLVDRGVVLDGGHVVHDGPLPTPSMTLTGPPDHHDDHREDHGAGLFG
- a CDS encoding metal ABC transporter substrate-binding protein codes for the protein MKNRRAAMAALSTAALAGLVLAGCGDDSGTASGGDGLTVAASFYPLAFVTERVAGDHASVDNLTQAGGEPHDLELTARQVGEISDADLVVYLAGFQPSVDEAVEQNAEDRAVDVAGLVELLDEPEHEDEHGDEEGHEGHDHGDLAGDPHVWLDPTNLEAIASAVADRLAEADPDNADDYRANADALNADLQELDQEFETGLAQCTQRVFVVAHEAFGYLAHRYDLEQIGISGIDPEAEPSPERLAEVHDVVREQGVTTIFYERLVSPDVAETLAGDLGVQAAVLDPIEGLTDDTADQDYFSLMRADLEALRTANGCT
- a CDS encoding Fur family transcriptional regulator — encoded protein: MTVREQPAKEHRRTRQRAAVDEVLDDTEDFISAQELHALLRARGAGVGLATVYRTLQTLADDGRVDVLRSDAGEAVYRRCVREEHHHHLVCRSCGATVEIAGPTVERWAKSVADQHGYSEVSHTLEIFGTCPRCAAS
- a CDS encoding exo-alpha-sialidase, with product MAALVAVLALGATSAAAAGPATPGLAGSLAAAEVGPSAITSAPSVTPATSAAAATDRPGAFDETVLWDSAAGPHESYHVQGLAVTPSDTVLAFTEGRHEVCDAGPRDIVLRRSTDGGDSWEPSRIVVPSDDGQSWGNPTPVVDRETGEIFLFFGLSLLDPGNTGCSGDRQEIYLSRSTDDGVTWSAPVELDELFAGNPYGWTLHGPGPGHGIQLQNGRLVMQVLHRREVVGHTTPERLYGVSVIYSDDRGASWQAGEPIPVDVNYPINESRVYERGDGAVVVNGRSAAGGHRQRISAVSTDGGQTWSDPVLEPATGRYTAVDAGFLRFDGPDGVSRLLHARPDSARREALTVSVSYDDGATYRYDTIVNPGPSYYSDLAVLSDGTILLFYGRDGEILGSPARLVMARFDLAWLTNGRDGGDLAEHAVELGDTAGAKVRPPAGPPATRTVSPDVAGGNDAVVTGAPIPADGGLALDGDASLEIPATEAVRAAGDTFTASAWFRTSGEDTQSILWAYGWGSATPQWWLRAEPGSNRIQAMVDTGQATASLSAPGSYADGRWHHAALTRGGGTIELYVDGVRVAQAASPTGDLAFSAREGIHVGQRPDGANRLTGGVDEVRLYDRVLTAEEVAALAGSRTADGAAGAVVHLPLDGTGAERVAWPRPQAVDDENARGGAALTYAATGPGDYLELPFRLARDEGAFEVAVRYARGQDAGRIEVSIDGRPLPDGVLDPSVDSGSAYQTYQHGTVSLGRGLHRIRFTLLEPGRLGGTTIAPDELTLIAAEHPSDEARRDVVVDDESVGAFRLTGTWSRATGQAGHPYYGVSYRSAPAGTGGRVAGWQVDVPVTGEYHVLARTVVHANRASDAPFTVRHADGATTVRIDQRGQGRVVGDVRPAVWVDLGAYRFEAGAAGRVELSDDADGFVIADAIMVTRDPVPGAVADLTARASGPASALVSWAAVDGADGYDVEVRAAGTGLWTLAGRVGADATSLEVSGLAPATSYEVRAYAFAEPDPGRPALAGPASGPVTVTTG